Below is a genomic region from Synechococcales cyanobacterium T60_A2020_003.
TCCGGGTGTGATTGAGCGACTCCAGCAGTGGCAACTTGATCAAAATGTAGAACTAACGATTATTACTACCAAAGAAGGCCGCTTCGTCCAAAAATTACTGCACCAGCAAGGTGTGGTATTGACTCCAGACCAAATTTTTGGGAAGGAGGTCAAACAACCTAAGGCCGTGACACTGCGATCGCGCCTTCACCAAGATCCAGGACATCCTCCCACCATCTGGTTTATTGAAGATCGGCTCAAAACCCTACAGCAGGTTAGCACTGTGCCCGAACTCGACTCTGTCGCTTTATTTTTAGCGGATTGGGGATATAACACGGTGCGCGATCGTGATTCAGCCCAGAACGATCCTCGCATTCACCTTCTGTCCCTAAAGACCTTTAGCCAACAGCTTCCCCGCTGGCTCTCCGATTCCTCATCGAAACTGCCGTCTGGGTAGATGAATCATCCCAGAACTTGTCAGAATAAAGGGAATGTATCCTTCAGCTCATCTCGTTTCCTCGCATGAGTTCCTTGAAACCGTCCCATATTGCCTGTTTAGAAGATGAAACAGCTCAGCTTTATGCCGAAGTTATTCAAGTCATCACCGATCGTCAATGTTGCTGGGCACGCCCTATTGCCCTCGTTCAAAGTCTTAGTTCCGAGCCGTTTAGTCTCCCCGGACATCAGGCTGACCTAGGGGGAATAGAAGCAGTCAGGATTCACGATCTACGCGAAGGTGCCGATTTACTGCTGCCATTAAGCCTTTTTCGAGTCGCACTAGACACCGAAGTCATTCCTCTATTGATGCGATTAGAGGTACCCAAAGCAGAGATCGGGAGCGATCGCAAAGTTCACCAATTGCTCCAAGCATTCGTCCACCAGCTATGCAAGACACACCCGGACGCCTTTGCTTAGCGTGTAAACAAATAGATTCTTTGAGCAGTGACTCAGAGCTTGAAGACGCTGACTCAGGGCGTGGCGCTAAGGACTCGGACTCAGGCGAATTCTGCCCTGATCCATCTCATCCATTAACAACTCTAGCGCTTCATAATCTGCATCAGAGATATAGCCCAACCGAGTCAACTCATAATTAATGGCGTTCTCAATGTCTGGCGTAAGCTGCTTGATATGGAGTGCTTTCTCAACGAGCCTGCGAATAGCGTGACTGGTTTTCATAGCAGTGGATTCCTTGAACGTCGAGGAGGCGAAACTTATGGAAGATTGTCGGCCAATTATGGACTCAACAGTGTGACTCTCTATTCCGGAAAAAGTGATTAAGATCACACTTTCGCAAATTTTGAATCGCGGAATATCCTCCTTCTAAAGGAGACCATCCAAAGTCCAGGAGAGATTTATGCTCTCAACTAAACAGCCGTGTAGACAGTTTCTATGCGAGAAGGACTATTTGAATTCTCAACGGGCGATCGCTGCATCTGCAACTTTTTTATCCGGTTTCTGTAGTTTATCCGCTACCGGTAGCGCAAGATCGATAGGATTACAAATTTCCATAGCACAGCAACACGTGTCAATGCGCTAAAGCCCATGACGCCGTTCAAGCTGCCAAAGTTCCACAGCAAAATTTTCATCCCAAAACCATTAAGGATTCTGTAAATTCATGAAAGTTTGTAGCTCTTTACACTTTTTCCGTAGGAACACTGAGCTGAAATGATGGGCATGGATTATTTTTCGAGCTGACTATTTGGAAAAACTGGTGTAGTTGTTCAGCAGATCCAAGATTCCTGCTTAGTCTCGATGAAAAACTTGAATTCTAGGCTAGGAATGTTTGGCATTACTTTTGTATTTCCTAGGGTTTTGACTCAAAAACTGTTATGCTTACGCTTTCTAACGCACGGGTTGTCCTCCTAGATCCTCAGGGGTCGATCACCAAGCAAACTGCTCACGAATTCAAAGCACTGGCTTCCCAAGTTTTATCCAGCGGTCAGTATGCCGCGCTTATCGTGGATATGCACGCCGTTGAGTCCCTCGATAGCGATGGCCTAATGGCGTTGGTGTCAGTCTTAAATTCAGCTCAACAGGCAAACTGCTCACTCAAGCTTTGCAACATCTCTCCAGCCATCCAGATCATCTTGGAGGTCAGCCAATTGGAGCGGGCGTTCGAAATTCTGGATGAGCGTCCCGCTGCCAGATCATCCCTCGCTGCATAGTTCCCCATTCAAACCGCCAGGATTGAGGTTCATCCGGTATAGTGGATCGATGACTCCCTTGTGATGGAACGTAATCACCGTGTCTGTTTTGGCTGAGCAACTCATTACTCCTGATATTCTTAGACCTGCACGCTACCTGGGTAATGAACTAGGTGCAGTTCACAAGCCTTGGACAGAAGCAGTCGTGCGCTGGGTGTTGACCTATCCAGAGATCTATGAGGTCGGCGCATCTAACCTGGGGCACATCATTCTGTACGGCATTCTCAATACTCAGCCCCGCCAATTGTGCGATCGCGCCTACCTGCCTGCCCCTGACCTATCAGCCAAACTTCGACAAACGCAGACGCCGCTTTTCGCCGTTGAATCGAAGCGATCGCTGACGGATTTTGACATTCTTGGCTTCAGCCTCAGCTATGAGCTAGGCGCAACTAATATTTTGGAAATGCTGTCCCTAGCGCATATTCCGCTAACATGGCGGGAACGTCTCGCTCCTGGCGCGTGGGACGTAGCCAATGGCAGCTATCCCCTGATCTTTGCTGGGGGACAAACGGCAACCTCTAATCCCGAACCCTACGCCGATTTTCTGGATTTCGTGGCATTAGGGGATGGCGAGGAATTGCTCCCTGAAATTGGGCTCGTGATCGAAGAAGGCAAAGCAGCCGGACTCAGCCGCGAAGACCTCCTGCTCGACTTAGCGCAAATCCCTGGGGTTTACGTCCCCATGTTTTACACGATGGCGGCGGATGGGTCGGTGCATCCCAATCGGCCTGATGTGCCTGAACGGATACTGCGCCGCGTTGCTGCGCCAATTCCGGCTTACTCGATCGGACTCGTTCCCTACATTGAAACCGTTCACGATCGCCTCACCATAGAAATTCGGAGAGGTTGCACCCGTGGCTGTCGGTTTTGCCAGCCGGGAATGCTCACCCGCCCTGCCCGCGACGTAGATCCAGAAACCGTTGTAGACACGATTGTGGATGGAATGCGGGCGACGGGATATAACGAATTTTCGCTCCTGTCCCTCAGTTGTTCGGACTATCTCGCCCTGCCTGCCCTTGGTGTCGAGCTAAAAAATCGGCTGAAGGATGAAAATATTTCTCTGTCCTTGCCTAGCCAACGGGTCGATCGCTTCGATGAAAATATCGCCAACATTATTGGCGGAATGCGTCAGTCCAGCCTCACCTTTGCCCCGGAGGCAGGAACCCAGCGCCTGCGGGATATCGTTAACAAAGGGTTGACCAATGAAGAACTGCTGCGCGGTGTCAAGACGGCCTACGAGCAGGGATGGGATCGGGTCAAGCTTTATTTCATGATTGGGCTTCCGGGCGAAACAGACGCAGATGTGCTGGGTATCGCGGAGACGATGCGCTGGTTGCAGCGGGAATGCCGGATTCAAGGCCGCAAACCCCTTGGGTTTAACGTTACGATTTCCAACTTCACACCTAAACCCCATACGCCCTTCCAGTGGCACTCCGTTTCCACTCGCGAATTTGAACGAAAGCAAAACCTGCTCCGAGCCGAGTTGCGTACCCTGCGCGGCATTAAGTCTAACTTTACCGATGTCCGGATCTCCGCGATGGAAGACTTTGTCGGGCGGGGAGATCGCCGTCTTTCAGCCGTAATCCGACGCGCCTGGGAACTGGGTGCGGGCATGGATGCCTGGTGGGAAAGCTTGGATCGGGCGTTTGCCGCATGGACGCAGGCGATCGAAGAGTCTGATCTGTCGTGGAAGTATCGCCAAGTGGAATCGGGAGAATGGAATGCCTTCGATCCCGATGCTCCCCATCCAGATTTGCCTGAAGGAAGTTCAATCACTACGGTTGACCTGGATAAGCCTCTCCCGTGGGATCACATCGACAGCGGCATTGATAAACACTGGCTTCAGGAGGATCTTCAGCGAGCGTTAGATGCCGCGACGGTTCCCGATTGCTCCTTCGATGGCTGTTCCCATTGCGGGGTATGTGGAGCTGACTTTGGGCATAACGTTGTCGTGCCGCCGCCGCCTATTCCTAAATTTACAGGGCAATTTGTACCGAACCAGACTCGTACCCAGCGATTGCGGGTGCGTTTGGGCAAATTGGGCGATATGGCCTTGGTTAGCCATCTAGATTTGTTACGACTATTCGATCGAGCCGTGCGGCGGGCAGCATTGCCTATTTCCTTCACGGGAGGATTTCATCCCAGTCCTCGAATTGCGACGGCAAACGCCTTGTCTCTCGGCGTCACCAGCACCGGAGAACTTGTGGATTTTGAACTGACGGAACCGATGGCGATTGCCGAGTTTCGCGATCGCCTCGCTGCAGAATTACCGCCAGATATGCCTGTGTATGGCGTTACCGAAATTGACCTCCAAGCGCCCTCGATGACCAAGCTTCTGGAGCAGGCTGAGTACTATGTTGCGGTTGGAGCCATCGAGTCTGACGAAGCCAGCCCATCCCCAATAGAACCGTCGGATTGGAGAGCCTGGGTCAGTGCGGTGATGGCCGCCGATGATCTGCCGATGGAACAAACCACCAAGTCCGGCAAGACTAAAGTGGTCAATTTGCGCGATCGCTTAACCGAATTGACCCCAGTCACCTCCGACGATTGGACGACCGTATGTTCCGCCCCACCTCGTGGATTTGGCGAATCGAGTGTCCTACTCCGTTACATCGGCAGTTGTCGCAACGATGGCACCATGCTGCGACCGGAACAGGTAGTCTTGATGCTGGAACAAGTTTCAGGGCGATCGCTCACTGCCCTCCAAGTCCATCGCCATCGTTTAATTTTGAACGATGCAGACATTCAGTAAACGGCTGTCTCAGAACATACGAATACCAAGATCTGTCAACGCTCTGGCAAGATTCTTTACTTTATCTTACATTTCCTGGTTCACCCATCCCGTCTCCGCGATATAATATGCTGGTAAAGAAGCTGCTTCGATAAAGTCACTCGTGCAACGCTTGCGGTTCTCACTGCGTTCATTGGCTTTCTGCGGATCGCTTCTTCAAGGCTTTTGATTGAATCCTGCCCTTAGCCCTGTTAGACACTAACTCTTGAAAGTAGAGTTCAGACAGCGATCTACCTTCTGCCTATTCAGCATTAGTACAGCCTTAGGGATTGGATGTCTCTGGCTGGACGTCGGAGTCGTCCACTACGCTAAGTCGTGTTAGTGAGCCGCAGCGTCTCCGGGTGTTAGCAGACCGCTATTGCATGATTCATAGGATTACGTTTGGACTTGAGATTTTTAGACTGAGCCTAGGGGAAGGGAACACAGAGTGTTTGTCCCTCAAGTGCTCAAAGATTTTTGAGGAACTTGAATGCCGAAGCAAATTATT
It encodes:
- a CDS encoding TIGR03960 family B12-binding radical SAM protein; translation: MSVLAEQLITPDILRPARYLGNELGAVHKPWTEAVVRWVLTYPEIYEVGASNLGHIILYGILNTQPRQLCDRAYLPAPDLSAKLRQTQTPLFAVESKRSLTDFDILGFSLSYELGATNILEMLSLAHIPLTWRERLAPGAWDVANGSYPLIFAGGQTATSNPEPYADFLDFVALGDGEELLPEIGLVIEEGKAAGLSREDLLLDLAQIPGVYVPMFYTMAADGSVHPNRPDVPERILRRVAAPIPAYSIGLVPYIETVHDRLTIEIRRGCTRGCRFCQPGMLTRPARDVDPETVVDTIVDGMRATGYNEFSLLSLSCSDYLALPALGVELKNRLKDENISLSLPSQRVDRFDENIANIIGGMRQSSLTFAPEAGTQRLRDIVNKGLTNEELLRGVKTAYEQGWDRVKLYFMIGLPGETDADVLGIAETMRWLQRECRIQGRKPLGFNVTISNFTPKPHTPFQWHSVSTREFERKQNLLRAELRTLRGIKSNFTDVRISAMEDFVGRGDRRLSAVIRRAWELGAGMDAWWESLDRAFAAWTQAIEESDLSWKYRQVESGEWNAFDPDAPHPDLPEGSSITTVDLDKPLPWDHIDSGIDKHWLQEDLQRALDAATVPDCSFDGCSHCGVCGADFGHNVVVPPPPIPKFTGQFVPNQTRTQRLRVRLGKLGDMALVSHLDLLRLFDRAVRRAALPISFTGGFHPSPRIATANALSLGVTSTGELVDFELTEPMAIAEFRDRLAAELPPDMPVYGVTEIDLQAPSMTKLLEQAEYYVAVGAIESDEASPSPIEPSDWRAWVSAVMAADDLPMEQTTKSGKTKVVNLRDRLTELTPVTSDDWTTVCSAPPRGFGESSVLLRYIGSCRNDGTMLRPEQVVLMLEQVSGRSLTALQVHRHRLILNDADIQ
- a CDS encoding HAD family hydrolase; the encoded protein is MSQSIPTVLALDFDGVICDGLIEYFQTAWRAYCNVWKPDNPTPPVDLAERFYALRPVVESGWEMPLVLRSLLLGTPDADILDHWSALTQPLLDAENLDKTQLAHQVDGVRDEWISHDLDHWLAQHRFYPGVIERLQQWQLDQNVELTIITTKEGRFVQKLLHQQGVVLTPDQIFGKEVKQPKAVTLRSRLHQDPGHPPTIWFIEDRLKTLQQVSTVPELDSVALFLADWGYNTVRDRDSAQNDPRIHLLSLKTFSQQLPRWLSDSSSKLPSG
- a CDS encoding STAS domain-containing protein — its product is MLTLSNARVVLLDPQGSITKQTAHEFKALASQVLSSGQYAALIVDMHAVESLDSDGLMALVSVLNSAQQANCSLKLCNISPAIQIILEVSQLERAFEILDERPAARSSLAA